A section of the Methanoculleus horonobensis genome encodes:
- a CDS encoding ATP-dependent helicase has protein sequence METRPERHSNEEILELLDENVQEWCIRRLDGRFTPPQQMAVPFIHERKNVLICSPTGSGKTLSAFLAIIDDLFVRARAGALEDSVYCLYVSPLKSLANDIHKNLSQPLEGVAEIARERGIDHAPLRHAIRHGDVSRADKAKMARKPPHILNITPETLGILLNSPKFRESLRTVRWVVVDEIHSLAGSKRGVHLSVSLERLEELVKEAGGGFTRIGCSATIEPLAEVGRFLVGAGREVEIVDTRFAREFDLKLLCPVPDLIDTTPEDLARHLYSTIHRLVQGHSNTLVFTNTRNGAERILYNLRARYPECYTEENTGCHHGSMGTDGRLSVEERLKSGRVKVVTTSTSLELGVDMPHVDLVLQVGSPKSVAALLQRVGRAGHRLGEVVKGRIVVLDRDELVECAVMLREGQNGFVDRIHIPENCLDVLAQHVFGMALDGETRIQGMLEVVRRSHCYRDLEEEDLMSVVRYLAGEYAGLEERRIYAKIWHDAEEGTVRKRGRNARMIYFLNSGTIPDEFSCDVLTRDGVFAGNLDEKYLERMNKGDVFVLGGRRYRFAYRRGGKLYVDPTTDRPTIPSWFSEKLPLSFDLGLHVLRFKEMMLRAMETAGTEEIVETLLADYPIDENSARSICAIFEQQVLYMGDEAVPTLKRIVVEEQIDRENHRRLYYFMTNYGLRFNDGFSRIVAFTIARDVTTNVSVGISDTGFLVSIPLEKQVDPARILQGIRADECNEILKEAVGDTQLLKRVFRINAARSFMILRNYMGRRRSARRQQVSADMLISFAKRLDGFAVMRETYREVIDDRFEAENIRRIVDGIGAGEIEVALTRAASPSPLAFGIATLGVSDAVYAQDKLSMLREFQRRVMSSIGGEAAA, from the coding sequence ATGGAGACGCGGCCGGAAAGGCATTCGAACGAGGAGATCCTCGAACTCCTCGACGAGAACGTACAGGAATGGTGCATACGAAGACTGGACGGGCGGTTCACCCCGCCGCAGCAGATGGCGGTCCCGTTCATCCACGAGCGAAAGAACGTCCTCATCTGCTCGCCGACCGGATCGGGAAAGACGCTCTCGGCGTTTCTTGCAATCATCGACGACCTCTTCGTCCGGGCACGGGCGGGGGCGCTCGAAGACAGCGTCTACTGCCTGTATGTCTCGCCGCTCAAGTCGCTTGCAAACGATATCCACAAGAACCTCAGCCAGCCGCTCGAGGGAGTCGCCGAGATCGCCCGCGAGCGCGGGATCGATCACGCCCCGCTCCGCCATGCCATCCGGCACGGGGACGTCTCGCGGGCGGATAAGGCGAAGATGGCGCGAAAACCCCCGCACATCCTCAACATCACCCCCGAGACCCTCGGGATCCTCTTAAACTCCCCGAAGTTCCGCGAGAGCCTCCGGACGGTCCGCTGGGTCGTCGTCGATGAGATCCACTCCCTCGCGGGCTCGAAGCGCGGCGTACACCTCTCGGTGAGCCTTGAACGGCTCGAGGAACTGGTGAAGGAGGCGGGCGGCGGCTTCACCCGGATCGGGTGCTCGGCGACGATCGAGCCCCTCGCCGAGGTCGGCCGGTTCCTGGTCGGCGCCGGGCGCGAGGTGGAGATCGTCGATACACGGTTCGCGCGGGAGTTTGACTTGAAACTCCTCTGCCCGGTCCCCGACCTGATCGACACCACCCCCGAAGACCTCGCGCGGCACCTTTACTCGACGATCCACCGTCTCGTCCAGGGGCACAGCAACACGCTCGTCTTCACGAACACCCGGAACGGCGCCGAACGGATCCTCTACAACCTCCGCGCCCGTTACCCCGAGTGCTACACGGAGGAGAACACGGGCTGCCACCACGGCTCGATGGGAACGGACGGGCGGCTCTCCGTCGAGGAGCGGCTCAAGTCCGGGAGGGTGAAGGTGGTGACGACCTCGACGTCGCTCGAACTCGGGGTCGACATGCCGCACGTCGACCTCGTCCTCCAGGTGGGCTCCCCGAAATCCGTCGCGGCGCTCCTCCAGCGGGTCGGGCGGGCCGGCCACCGCCTCGGCGAGGTGGTGAAGGGGCGGATCGTCGTCCTCGACCGCGACGAACTCGTGGAGTGCGCGGTGATGCTCCGGGAGGGGCAGAACGGGTTCGTGGACCGGATCCACATCCCGGAGAATTGCCTGGACGTTCTCGCGCAGCACGTCTTCGGGATGGCGCTCGATGGGGAGACGCGGATCCAGGGGATGCTCGAGGTGGTCCGCCGGTCGCACTGCTACCGCGACCTCGAGGAGGAGGACCTGATGAGCGTCGTCCGCTACCTCGCCGGGGAGTACGCGGGGCTCGAGGAGCGCCGGATCTACGCGAAGATCTGGCACGACGCGGAGGAAGGGACGGTGCGGAAGCGGGGGCGGAACGCCCGGATGATCTACTTCCTGAACTCCGGGACGATCCCCGACGAGTTCTCCTGCGACGTCCTCACCCGGGACGGGGTCTTTGCCGGAAACCTGGACGAGAAGTACCTGGAACGGATGAACAAGGGCGACGTCTTCGTCCTCGGCGGGCGGCGCTACCGGTTCGCCTACCGGCGGGGGGGAAAACTCTACGTCGACCCGACGACCGACCGGCCGACGATCCCGAGCTGGTTCTCGGAGAAACTCCCGCTCTCGTTCGATCTCGGCCTGCACGTCCTCCGGTTCAAGGAGATGATGCTTCGCGCGATGGAGACGGCCGGAACAGAGGAGATCGTCGAGACCCTCCTCGCCGACTACCCCATCGACGAGAACAGCGCCCGGAGCATCTGCGCGATCTTCGAGCAGCAGGTGCTCTATATGGGCGACGAAGCCGTCCCGACGTTGAAGCGGATCGTCGTCGAGGAGCAGATCGACCGGGAGAACCATCGCCGGCTCTACTACTTCATGACCAACTACGGGCTGCGGTTCAACGACGGGTTCTCCCGGATCGTCGCCTTCACGATCGCCCGGGACGTGACGACGAACGTCTCGGTCGGGATCAGCGATACCGGGTTTCTGGTCTCGATCCCGCTCGAGAAGCAGGTCGATCCCGCACGCATTCTCCAGGGCATCCGGGCCGACGAGTGCAACGAGATCCTTAAGGAGGCCGTCGGGGATACCCAGCTCCTGAAGCGGGTCTTCCGGATCAACGCCGCACGGTCGTTCATGATCCTCCGTAACTACATGGGCCGGCGGAGAAGCGCCCGGCGCCAGCAGGTGAGCGCCGATATGCTGATCTCGTTTGCCAAACGGCTCGACGGCTTCGCCGTGATGCGGGAGACCTACCGGGAGGTGATCGATGACCGGTTCGAGGCGGAGAACATCCGGCGGATCGTCGACGGGATCGGTGCCGGCGAGATCGAGGTCGCCCTGACCCGCGCCGCGTCCCCGAGCCCGCTCGCGTTCGGGATAGCGACGCTCGGCGTCTCCGACGCGGTCTACGCGCAGGACAAACTCTCGATGCTCCGCGAGTTCCAGCGCCGGGTGATGAGCAGCATCGGAGGCGAGGCGGCGGCATGA